In Spirosoma aureum, a single genomic region encodes these proteins:
- a CDS encoding NUDIX domain-containing protein, whose amino-acid sequence MGKPQTEVVSIYGNRLRLRVCGLFREGNRLLMVRHRGLGPANTFWSPPGGGVEFGETAPNALIREFAEETGLDVAIGELLFVNEFVAPPLHAVELFFAVQRIGGSLRKGIDPEMRPDDQLIDEVRFMGFDEIKEQSPEKIHALFRYCSSLEDVFQLRGYLHY is encoded by the coding sequence TTGGGTAAACCCCAGACAGAAGTAGTGTCAATTTATGGCAACCGATTGCGGCTGCGGGTTTGCGGCTTATTTCGGGAGGGAAACCGTTTGTTGATGGTTCGGCACCGGGGGCTTGGGCCAGCCAATACGTTCTGGAGTCCGCCTGGTGGGGGCGTGGAGTTTGGCGAAACGGCACCTAATGCGTTGATTCGTGAATTTGCTGAAGAAACCGGTCTGGATGTTGCGATTGGTGAATTGCTTTTTGTGAATGAATTCGTGGCGCCACCACTACATGCTGTCGAATTGTTTTTTGCCGTACAGCGCATAGGCGGATCACTCCGGAAAGGTATAGATCCGGAAATGAGACCTGATGACCAGCTCATAGATGAGGTTCGGTTTATGGGTTTTGATGAAATTAAGGAGCAGTCACCCGAAAAAATACATGCTTTATTTCGATATTGCAGTTCATTGGAAGACGTATTTCAGTTGCGGGGGTATTTGCACTATTAA
- a CDS encoding CBS domain-containing protein translates to MKIRHILQGKAVNALYSVSSGETVLDALKLMADKNIGAVLVVDDGKLTGIFSERDYARKVILKDRHSDDTLVADVMTKHVITIEPEQLLEECMVIMSDRHIRHLPVMDKGELIGIISINDVVTAIIRDQKTRIDSLESYITGSY, encoded by the coding sequence ATGAAAATACGTCACATTCTTCAAGGGAAAGCTGTTAATGCGCTCTACTCAGTTTCGTCTGGTGAAACAGTTCTCGATGCGCTTAAACTTATGGCCGATAAAAACATCGGAGCCGTATTGGTCGTTGATGATGGGAAGCTAACGGGTATTTTTTCCGAGCGCGATTACGCCCGGAAAGTTATCCTGAAAGATCGCCATTCTGATGATACACTGGTTGCCGATGTTATGACCAAGCACGTAATTACCATAGAACCCGAGCAACTGCTGGAGGAGTGTATGGTCATTATGTCGGATCGGCATATTCGCCACCTGCCGGTGATGGATAAAGGTGAACTGATTGGTATAATTTCGATCAATGACGTTGTAACGGCGATCATCCGCGATCAGAAGACGCGCATCGATTCGCTGGAGAGTTACATAACGGGAAGCTATTGA
- a CDS encoding ATP-dependent DNA helicase, with the protein MNETQTAAHLLAKRFPYKPTIGQQQFFEQIGAFIAQEEFEHYRDCFLLRGYAGTGKTTLVGTLIKVLPRFGYKSVLLAPTGRAAKVMFNYAKKPAQTIHRKIYRQVADPGSGNLAFQRQKNYHEDTLFIVDEASMISDEADFGGKGLLTDLIDFVFENPGNKLMLVGDTAQLPPIGRELSPALDRGFLASAFDMTVYEQELTEVMRQEEESGILYNATSLRILLGDTEPTPKAVGFDALLNDNSHSVNTDVPAIQLNVRSFSDIFKMPLTKLEDGIRYAYDKYGRENTAIICRSNKTAVQYNQFVRRMIDQCEEELDAGDMLMIARNNYTVLEEDSPAGFLANGEFAEVLKIRNKEEMHGFRFATVTLRLVDYEEQPDFEAKILLDTLHSPVPSLTSEQHKALYESVMKDYFYIKSKKERAEAVRRDPYLNALQVKFAYALTCHKAQGGQWSAVFIDQGFLPDGQVNNEFVRWLYTALTRATDEAFLMNFNAQFFG; encoded by the coding sequence ATGAATGAAACCCAAACGGCTGCGCATTTATTGGCCAAACGCTTCCCTTATAAACCTACCATTGGGCAACAGCAATTTTTCGAACAGATCGGTGCGTTCATCGCTCAGGAAGAATTTGAACACTATCGGGACTGTTTTCTGCTACGCGGTTACGCCGGAACTGGTAAAACAACCCTTGTCGGAACACTCATTAAAGTACTGCCTCGTTTTGGCTATAAATCCGTGCTGCTGGCTCCTACGGGTCGGGCAGCAAAAGTCATGTTCAATTATGCCAAGAAACCTGCCCAGACAATTCACCGAAAAATTTATCGCCAGGTAGCCGATCCTGGTTCGGGCAATCTGGCTTTTCAACGGCAAAAAAATTACCACGAAGACACCCTATTTATTGTTGATGAGGCCTCCATGATCTCCGATGAGGCTGACTTCGGCGGTAAAGGATTACTGACTGATCTGATTGACTTTGTGTTCGAAAATCCTGGCAATAAACTGATGCTGGTTGGAGACACCGCCCAGCTTCCTCCCATTGGCCGGGAACTAAGCCCGGCGCTTGACCGGGGCTTTCTCGCCAGTGCATTCGATATGACCGTATATGAACAGGAATTGACCGAGGTGATGCGTCAGGAAGAAGAATCAGGAATTCTTTACAATGCAACCAGCCTGCGCATTTTACTTGGCGATACCGAGCCAACTCCCAAAGCGGTTGGATTTGATGCACTCCTGAACGACAATAGCCATTCTGTAAACACGGATGTGCCTGCCATTCAACTAAATGTGCGGTCATTCAGCGATATTTTTAAAATGCCACTCACGAAACTCGAAGATGGCATTCGGTATGCCTATGACAAATATGGCCGGGAGAATACAGCAATAATCTGTCGCTCCAACAAAACAGCGGTCCAGTACAATCAGTTTGTCCGCCGGATGATCGACCAGTGCGAAGAAGAACTCGACGCGGGCGATATGCTGATGATTGCCCGGAATAATTACACGGTGCTTGAAGAGGACTCACCTGCTGGTTTTCTGGCAAACGGTGAATTTGCCGAGGTGCTTAAAATCCGCAATAAAGAGGAAATGCATGGTTTCCGGTTCGCTACGGTTACCCTACGCCTGGTGGATTATGAAGAACAGCCTGATTTTGAGGCTAAAATTCTGCTCGATACCCTTCATTCACCCGTCCCTTCGCTCACATCGGAGCAGCATAAAGCGCTTTATGAAAGCGTAATGAAAGATTACTTTTATATCAAAAGCAAGAAAGAGCGAGCAGAGGCTGTCCGACGCGATCCTTATTTAAATGCCCTACAGGTGAAGTTTGCCTATGCGTTGACGTGTCATAAAGCACAGGGCGGCCAGTGGAGCGCCGTCTTTATCGATCAGGGTTTTTTGCCTGATGGTCAGGTTAACAATGAATTTGTTCGTTGGCTGTACACGGCGTTGACACGCGCCACGGACGAAGCATTTCTGATGAATTTCAATGCCCAGTTTTTTGGTTAA
- a CDS encoding DUF4126 domain-containing protein, translating to MSIEWIMSACIGVGLAACCGFRVFVPLLIASVATKLGLIGTVTGFEWLSGWPALIGLSMATIFEIGAYYIPWLDNLLDTLATPASIIAGTLLSTSFLHIDNPVLHWGLGLMLGGSSAGIVQAGTSLLRLGSTAATGGVANPVVATGENVASFGLSLFTIFLPLIAVVIIGVVLIFIIGRLLAKRKIWFTRAPAKQAGGSITQIPRSSNGRA from the coding sequence ATGTCCATTGAATGGATCATGAGCGCCTGTATTGGCGTCGGTTTGGCCGCCTGCTGTGGTTTCAGGGTGTTTGTACCCTTACTGATTGCCAGTGTGGCCACCAAACTAGGGCTTATTGGCACCGTAACAGGCTTTGAATGGCTTAGTGGCTGGCCTGCGTTGATTGGTCTGTCGATGGCGACCATTTTTGAAATCGGGGCCTATTACATTCCCTGGCTCGACAACCTGCTCGACACGCTGGCGACACCCGCATCCATCATTGCTGGAACTTTGCTTAGTACGTCATTTCTGCACATCGATAATCCAGTGCTTCATTGGGGGCTTGGGCTAATGCTTGGCGGTAGTTCGGCGGGTATTGTACAGGCCGGTACGAGTTTACTCCGGCTCGGTTCGACAGCCGCAACGGGTGGTGTAGCCAACCCGGTCGTGGCTACGGGCGAAAATGTAGCCTCGTTTGGCTTATCGCTCTTTACTATTTTTCTGCCTCTGATTGCCGTTGTGATTATTGGCGTTGTCTTAATTTTCATCATTGGCCGATTGCTGGCCAAGCGGAAAATATGGTTCACACGCGCTCCTGCGAAACAGGCAGGCGGCTCCATTACGCAAATCCCCCGTAGTAGCAATGGCCGGGCTTAA
- a CDS encoding gliding motility-associated C-terminal domain-containing protein, translating to MNNVLWLPGWLLFCLIAVQTASASHIAGGNIEFVATDKPNQFQLSLNLYIDEASKGADAVIEPTIIVSIFRSQDNQLMGDYTLKFVRRLLLVYANPACARTRGLETSEVRYSAQIQLEASQFSDPAGYYVVWEKCCRNKNVVNIRTPEASGMVYYLAFSPLLKNGTPFRNSSPVFLTPNAEYICLNKPFSLAFRATDADGDELRYSLTTPYNDNVYKPAGFNNSPNSPAYRLLRWMPGYSEQTAITGNPPLRIDLSSGVLTVQPDQLGLFAFTVLCEEYRQGVKIGEVRRDHQILVVDCSAQVPPKPAVAALDPSGQSPLEFCQGSAVLLKTDTDTNFNYQWRRDGYNLPGETKSVLRAVEPGDYSVIKSFAIICTRDSASEVFRLTLKLSPPATIQAPDTVLCPTRPLVLTANQQADFTYQWSAGHQEIAGATNGTYTVNQAGQYRLKIYNRTTNCISYDSILITNGPLQQVTLATKAGKMLCEGNELVVTITNDGTTRLRYNWLRNNISLPNSSQSIQNATPGDYVVTVTDTTQCALTSANVHVNPRPHPVIDSLPPICGQTASVLPLSASPPGGTFSGPGVTVDRFDPAKAGVGQHLVHYSVTNSYGCLADTSRLITVLRLPIIDLGPDQEVRAGGSVQLAGPVGTNLTYSWETADFQPLSTNSSLTVRPKKTAVYKVTVWTNGGCPVSDEILIEILPGLFIPTAFSPNGDGLNDSWAFSGIGAFPACSVRIYNRWGELIFQASPYRQPWDGTYRGNPVGPGLYTFVVRPAPDQPEQTGTLTVLAGQ from the coding sequence ATGAACAACGTTCTATGGCTACCTGGCTGGTTGCTTTTTTGCCTTATAGCCGTTCAAACGGCTTCAGCTTCTCATATAGCGGGGGGCAATATTGAATTTGTGGCTACTGACAAACCGAACCAGTTTCAGTTAAGTTTGAATTTGTATATCGATGAAGCCAGCAAAGGTGCCGACGCTGTTATCGAACCTACCATCATTGTATCGATATTTCGCAGCCAGGATAACCAGTTGATGGGTGATTATACACTAAAATTCGTTCGGCGACTGCTGCTGGTATATGCCAATCCGGCCTGTGCGCGAACACGTGGTCTCGAAACGTCCGAAGTTCGCTATTCTGCACAAATCCAATTAGAGGCTAGTCAGTTCAGTGACCCGGCAGGCTATTATGTGGTCTGGGAAAAATGTTGCCGGAATAAAAACGTCGTGAATATCAGAACTCCGGAAGCATCCGGCATGGTTTATTACCTGGCATTTTCTCCCCTGTTAAAAAACGGCACGCCATTCCGAAATTCGTCGCCCGTTTTCCTGACGCCAAATGCTGAATATATCTGTCTGAATAAGCCATTTTCGCTCGCTTTCCGGGCAACCGATGCAGATGGCGACGAATTACGCTACTCCCTGACAACACCTTACAACGACAACGTTTATAAACCCGCCGGTTTCAATAACTCGCCAAACTCGCCTGCTTATCGACTGCTCCGCTGGATGCCCGGCTACAGTGAGCAAACAGCGATTACCGGTAATCCTCCGCTTCGCATCGACCTAAGTTCAGGGGTTCTCACTGTGCAACCCGATCAGCTGGGTCTGTTTGCTTTTACGGTTTTATGTGAAGAATATCGCCAGGGGGTCAAGATCGGTGAGGTTCGGCGGGATCACCAGATTCTGGTTGTAGACTGCTCGGCTCAGGTTCCGCCGAAGCCGGCTGTGGCCGCTCTCGATCCTTCGGGTCAATCACCACTTGAGTTTTGCCAGGGCAGCGCCGTATTGCTCAAAACGGATACGGATACAAACTTCAATTATCAATGGCGACGCGACGGCTATAATCTGCCGGGTGAAACAAAATCAGTGTTAAGAGCCGTTGAACCGGGCGATTATTCGGTGATCAAGAGCTTTGCGATCATCTGCACCCGTGATTCGGCCTCCGAGGTTTTTCGTCTAACCCTTAAACTCTCTCCCCCAGCCACTATTCAAGCGCCCGATACCGTTCTTTGCCCTACCCGGCCCTTGGTTCTAACAGCCAATCAGCAAGCCGACTTTACATACCAATGGAGTGCTGGCCATCAGGAGATCGCAGGCGCAACGAATGGAACATATACAGTTAACCAGGCCGGGCAGTACCGATTGAAGATTTACAATAGAACCACGAATTGTATTTCCTATGATTCGATTCTGATAACCAATGGGCCACTCCAACAGGTTACACTGGCTACGAAGGCGGGAAAGATGCTTTGCGAAGGCAATGAACTCGTCGTTACAATTACTAATGACGGCACAACCCGCCTGCGTTATAACTGGCTCCGAAATAATATTTCTTTACCGAATTCGAGCCAATCCATACAGAACGCTACCCCTGGTGACTATGTTGTTACAGTAACCGACACAACCCAATGTGCCTTAACGTCTGCCAATGTGCATGTCAATCCGCGGCCACATCCAGTAATCGATTCACTACCACCGATCTGCGGGCAAACGGCCAGCGTATTGCCCTTATCGGCATCACCACCGGGTGGCACCTTCAGCGGACCAGGGGTAACTGTCGATCGTTTCGATCCAGCAAAAGCGGGCGTTGGTCAACACCTTGTCCATTATTCAGTCACTAACTCATACGGTTGCCTGGCCGATACGAGTCGTCTGATCACCGTGTTACGCCTTCCTATTATTGATCTGGGACCCGATCAGGAAGTAAGAGCTGGTGGATCAGTGCAGTTGGCTGGCCCTGTTGGTACTAATCTGACTTATTCCTGGGAAACTGCTGATTTTCAGCCGCTTTCAACGAATTCATCACTGACAGTCAGGCCAAAAAAAACGGCTGTTTACAAAGTAACTGTCTGGACAAATGGTGGTTGCCCCGTTTCCGATGAGATTCTGATCGAAATACTGCCGGGGCTATTTATTCCAACCGCCTTTAGCCCTAATGGCGACGGACTGAATGATAGCTGGGCTTTTAGCGGTATAGGCGCCTTTCCGGCCTGTAGTGTCCGGATTTATAATCGTTGGGGCGAACTTATCTTTCAGGCATCACCGTATCGACAACCCTGGGATGGTACCTATCGGGGTAATCCAGTTGGGCCGGGCCTATATACTTTTGTGGTACGTCCAGCACCTGATCAGCCTGAACAAACAGGCACCCTAACCGTATTAGCTGGCCAGTAA
- the htpG gene encoding molecular chaperone HtpG — MEAVQNEKGQISIHTENIFPIIKKFLYSDHEIFLRELVSNAVDATQKLRQLASFGEFGGELGELKVTVSLDEEAKTITISDNGIGMTADEIKKYINQIAFSGASDFLEKYKDKTDDKGQIIGHFGLGFYSAFMVAEKVEIVTKSYRDTGDSSAARWICDGSTEFELTPAERAERGTDVILHVAPDSEEFLNKARLQSILDKYARFLPVAVEFDGKVVNNTTPIWTKSPSELTDEDYKTFYRELYPMGEEPLFWIHLNVDYPFNLTGILYFPRIKNELRFQREKIQLYSRQVFITDEVKDVVPDFLMMLHGVIDSPDIPLNVSRSFLQADANVKKINGYITRKVADKLNDLFNADRKAFEEKFDDIGLFIKYGILSDDKFWEKAKNFVLLKNTEGEYATLDEYREKIQANQTDKNDTLVFLYTTDRKHQDAYIESARRRSYDVVLMDNVIDPHFINALEQKLEKVHFQRVDADTLDKLIDKGINNESVLSEDDKTKLKDSFEQVLDNKLLNVSIEAQPIDELPVTITLPEFMRRMKDMSALSGEQSFYGNLPMSYNVVVNANHPLIGKILAETDADAQKALVKQVYDLALLSQNMLTGAELTAFVRRTVATL; from the coding sequence ATGGAAGCCGTTCAGAATGAAAAAGGGCAGATTTCGATCCATACCGAGAATATCTTCCCGATTATCAAGAAGTTTCTCTACTCCGACCATGAGATTTTCCTTCGTGAATTGGTATCGAATGCAGTAGATGCTACTCAGAAATTACGCCAGCTCGCTTCATTTGGTGAGTTTGGAGGTGAACTCGGCGAACTGAAAGTGACCGTTTCGCTCGATGAAGAGGCCAAAACAATTACTATCAGCGACAATGGTATCGGCATGACCGCCGATGAAATCAAAAAATACATCAACCAGATTGCCTTTTCGGGAGCTTCCGATTTTCTGGAAAAATATAAAGACAAAACCGACGACAAAGGCCAGATTATCGGGCATTTTGGCTTAGGTTTCTACTCGGCTTTTATGGTAGCCGAGAAGGTTGAAATTGTTACCAAATCATACCGTGATACGGGCGATAGTTCAGCGGCCCGGTGGATTTGCGACGGTTCGACGGAGTTTGAACTGACTCCTGCCGAACGGGCTGAACGGGGTACCGATGTTATTCTGCACGTAGCACCTGACTCGGAAGAATTTCTGAATAAAGCGCGGCTACAGAGTATTCTGGATAAATATGCCCGGTTCCTGCCAGTAGCGGTTGAGTTCGATGGCAAGGTAGTGAACAACACGACCCCGATCTGGACTAAATCACCTTCAGAACTGACCGACGAAGATTATAAAACGTTCTACCGGGAATTGTATCCAATGGGTGAAGAACCTCTTTTCTGGATACACCTGAATGTTGATTATCCGTTCAATCTGACGGGTATCCTGTACTTCCCCCGGATTAAAAACGAACTTCGTTTTCAGCGTGAGAAGATTCAACTCTACAGCAGGCAGGTGTTTATTACGGATGAGGTGAAAGATGTAGTGCCCGACTTCCTGATGATGCTGCATGGGGTAATCGACTCTCCCGATATTCCGCTCAATGTGTCGCGTAGTTTCTTACAGGCAGATGCCAACGTGAAGAAAATCAATGGCTACATCACGCGTAAGGTTGCCGATAAACTGAACGATTTATTCAACGCCGACCGGAAAGCGTTTGAAGAGAAGTTCGATGATATTGGGCTGTTTATCAAATACGGTATCCTGAGTGACGACAAGTTCTGGGAAAAAGCTAAAAACTTCGTGTTGCTCAAAAACACGGAAGGAGAGTATGCCACACTGGATGAATACCGCGAGAAAATTCAGGCGAACCAGACCGATAAAAACGATACGCTGGTATTCCTGTACACAACAGATCGCAAGCATCAGGATGCGTACATTGAATCGGCACGTCGGCGAAGCTATGATGTTGTATTGATGGACAATGTCATTGATCCTCACTTTATTAATGCACTGGAGCAAAAGCTGGAAAAAGTGCATTTCCAGCGGGTTGATGCAGATACGCTCGACAAGTTGATTGATAAAGGGATCAATAACGAAAGCGTTCTGTCGGAAGATGATAAAACAAAGCTTAAAGACTCCTTCGAGCAGGTTTTGGACAATAAACTGCTGAATGTGAGCATAGAAGCGCAACCTATCGACGAGTTGCCCGTTACCATTACGCTGCCTGAGTTTATGCGACGGATGAAAGATATGTCGGCTTTATCGGGTGAGCAGTCTTTTTACGGTAACTTGCCCATGAGCTACAATGTGGTTGTGAATGCCAACCATCCACTGATTGGTAAAATCCTGGCTGAAACGGATGCGGATGCGCAGAAAGCACTGGTGAAGCAGGTGTATGATCTGGCGTTACTTTCGCAAAACATGCTGACAGGGGCAGAGCTAACGGCATTTGTTCGTCGGACAGTAGCTACATTGTAA
- a CDS encoding rhodanese-like domain-containing protein, with product MTTHSYTDISLPGLDKLRLNANTAIIDVRDEWEYEEFNIGGLNIPLPDIRARKAELLPYDTLIVICTNGVRSRVAAKDFLRQPEFQDKRIYHLHGGIIEAVD from the coding sequence ATGACAACGCATTCTTACACAGACATCTCGCTTCCTGGTCTCGACAAGCTGCGACTGAACGCAAACACGGCGATTATCGACGTGCGCGACGAGTGGGAGTATGAGGAATTTAACATTGGCGGTTTAAATATTCCGCTGCCTGATATTCGAGCCCGCAAAGCAGAGTTATTGCCCTACGATACGCTGATTGTGATTTGTACGAACGGTGTCCGCAGCCGGGTGGCGGCCAAGGATTTTTTACGTCAACCCGAATTTCAGGACAAAAGAATCTATCACCTCCACGGTGGCATAATCGAAGCAGTAGACTAA
- a CDS encoding bestrophin family protein: MIIYKTKAWLPAIWHFHTGPTAIALLRRLVVVGIYATLVTVGELNFIDFRLKDTPSSFLQAMGILLSLLLIFRTNTAYDRFYEGRQAWGVLVNNCRNLAIYFNAVLPEGDMDSRAFYAKAISNFPFALKNHLRDMPGVDELDMVEEGERRDLRNFDHKPAGVSNQLWVRTEILYREGRLSESQHINLNQRLTTLMDVCGICERIKSTPIPFSYNLFIKLFIMIYVGVLPFTVITAYGYLTIPAVVLTSYVLVGLEMIGEEIEEPFGFERNDLPLNQLSQLIRVNVHDILQIQLPHVEKQAAKPGFTIVT, encoded by the coding sequence ATGATAATATATAAAACAAAGGCCTGGTTACCCGCAATCTGGCATTTTCATACAGGGCCCACCGCCATTGCGTTGCTACGTCGGTTAGTAGTTGTCGGTATCTATGCAACCTTAGTGACGGTTGGCGAGCTAAATTTTATTGATTTTCGGCTGAAAGATACGCCCAGCTCATTTTTACAGGCGATGGGCATCCTGCTCAGTTTATTGTTGATTTTTCGAACGAATACCGCTTACGACCGATTCTATGAAGGCCGTCAGGCATGGGGTGTCTTAGTTAATAACTGTCGAAATCTGGCTATTTATTTTAATGCTGTTTTGCCGGAAGGCGATATGGATAGCCGGGCTTTTTATGCCAAAGCCATTTCTAACTTCCCCTTCGCCCTCAAAAATCATTTACGCGATATGCCGGGTGTAGATGAACTGGATATGGTGGAAGAAGGCGAACGGCGTGATCTAAGAAACTTTGATCATAAACCGGCCGGAGTTTCTAATCAACTCTGGGTACGGACCGAGATCCTGTATCGGGAGGGGCGTCTTTCTGAATCACAACACATTAACCTGAACCAGCGCCTGACTACTCTGATGGATGTATGCGGGATTTGCGAACGAATTAAGAGCACGCCGATTCCATTCTCCTACAATTTGTTCATCAAGCTGTTCATCATGATTTATGTGGGGGTCCTGCCGTTCACGGTCATCACAGCTTATGGTTACCTGACAATTCCTGCCGTAGTGCTTACATCGTACGTTCTGGTCGGACTGGAGATGATCGGTGAAGAGATTGAGGAGCCCTTTGGCTTTGAACGCAATGACCTGCCTCTGAATCAATTAAGTCAGTTGATCCGGGTGAATGTACATGACATTCTGCAGATTCAATTGCCACACGTTGAGAAGCAGGCGGCTAAGCCTGGCTTCACGATCGTGACCTAG
- the dapF gene encoding diaminopimelate epimerase — protein sequence MNFFKYQGTGNDFILIDDRDGQFPATDQAYVERLCHRRFGIGADGLILLQNDPDYDFKMVYFNADGAEGSMCGNGGRCIVRFAHDLGLFERETRFLAVDGEHTAVVLGDDISLKMTNVTGIGDRDGLTFLNTGSPHVVQFIDDLESFDVVAEGRAIRYSSTFQPGGTNANFAQVIDDHTVFVRTYERGVEDETYSCGTGVTAVALVAHQQLTMPDPVSIQTIGGNLRVSFSPESDGRFTAIHLIGPAKRVYEGVLTI from the coding sequence ATGAACTTCTTTAAATACCAGGGAACCGGCAACGATTTTATTTTAATAGACGATAGAGATGGTCAATTTCCGGCTACTGATCAGGCGTATGTCGAGCGGTTATGCCATCGGCGTTTTGGTATTGGGGCCGATGGATTGATCCTGTTACAGAACGATCCGGACTATGATTTCAAAATGGTCTATTTCAATGCCGACGGAGCGGAAGGGAGTATGTGTGGCAACGGAGGGCGTTGTATTGTCCGTTTTGCTCATGATCTGGGTCTGTTCGAACGTGAAACGCGTTTCCTGGCCGTTGATGGCGAACATACGGCTGTGGTTCTTGGTGACGATATATCGTTGAAAATGACTAATGTGACGGGCATTGGCGATCGGGATGGATTGACATTCCTGAATACAGGTTCTCCTCACGTCGTTCAGTTTATCGATGATCTGGAGTCATTCGATGTTGTTGCCGAAGGCCGTGCAATTCGCTATAGTTCAACCTTTCAGCCCGGCGGGACGAACGCAAATTTTGCGCAGGTGATCGATGATCACACTGTATTTGTCAGGACCTATGAACGAGGTGTCGAGGATGAAACCTACTCATGCGGTACGGGCGTAACGGCGGTTGCACTGGTGGCTCACCAGCAGCTTACTATGCCTGATCCGGTATCTATTCAGACCATTGGTGGCAATCTGCGGGTATCGTTTAGCCCGGAGAGTGATGGTCGTTTTACGGCTATTCACCTCATTGGTCCGGCTAAGCGTGTTTATGAAGGTGTTCTAACCATTTGA
- the rplS gene encoding 50S ribosomal protein L19, translating to MSELIKLVEADNAQRRADLPTFRAGDTVNVHVKIREGNKERIQVFTGTVLQRRNPNSAGETFTVRKVSNGIGVERIFPVLSPNIDKIEVVRLGKVRRARLFFLRGRQGKAARLKERKPKAVAAA from the coding sequence ATGAGCGAGTTAATCAAATTAGTGGAGGCAGACAACGCGCAGCGTCGCGCCGATTTGCCCACGTTCCGGGCGGGCGATACGGTGAACGTACACGTCAAAATCCGCGAAGGAAATAAGGAGCGTATCCAGGTGTTTACGGGAACGGTGCTTCAGCGCCGGAATCCAAATAGCGCTGGTGAGACGTTTACTGTCCGCAAGGTATCGAATGGTATTGGTGTTGAGCGGATTTTCCCGGTCCTGTCGCCAAATATCGACAAAATTGAAGTGGTTCGTCTTGGCAAAGTACGTCGTGCACGGTTGTTCTTCCTGCGCGGTCGTCAGGGCAAGGCTGCACGTCTTAAAGAGCGTAAGCCTAAAGCAGTTGCTGCAGCTTAA